The following DNA comes from Candidatus Binatia bacterium.
AAGAGATCGAGCAATCGGTCCCGGAGCGGTTTGAGAAAATTGTTCGTCAGTATCCGCATCGACCGGCAGTAAAGGCCGTCGATCGTACGCTAACATACGCTGAGCTGAATCAGCATGCTAATCGAATCGCACGCGCGATTTTAGCTAGGCAAGAGAGCAAAGCCGAACCTGTCGCAATCCTCTTACCGAAGGGCGTTCCCCAAATCGCCGCCATGTTGGGAATTCTTAAAGCCGGGAAGTTCTTCGTGCTCCTGGACCCGTCATTTCCGTGGTCACGAACCGCAGCCTCGTTGGAAGACTCTCAAGCGGGATTGGTGATGATTAGTGAGCAGAGCGCTACGGCCGGAGACTTTGCGAGCGGTAGTTATAAAGTGATGGAGTTCGACTCGATCGATGCTAGTCTTCCGAATGATGACCTTCCGGTGGCCGTGTCACCCGACGCCATGGCCTATGTCGTCTATACCTCCGGTTCAACAGGAGAACCGAAAGGCGTCGTTCAAACTCATCGAAATCTGCTGCATCACGTCATGCTTTTCACGAACGCGTACCATTTATGTGAACATGACAGGGTGAGTTTGATAGCTTCGGGAACGGCACGCGCCGTTCACGACACCTTCGCCGCTTTGCTGAACGGCGCTTGGCTTCTCCCATTTGATGTTCAGCAAGAAGGCATGACTCGCCTCACCAACTGGCTCCGTCAAGAAAGAATCTCAATTTGGTCCGTGAGTTCGCTGCTTTTCCGTAACTTTTGCGAAGCCGTCACAGAGAAGGAAATCTTCCCGGATCTTCGCCTGATCCGACTGGCCAGTGAGGCGGCATACAAAATCGATCTTGACCTCTACAAAAAAACCTTTTCGTCAGGCTGCTTGTTAGCCAATGGTCTGAACACCGCTGAAACACAATTTTTGCGAATATATCTGATGGATCACAGTACCGAGGTTACCGGTAACAAAGTACCCGTCGGCTACGCTCTTGACGACAAGGAGGTTTTCCTTTTGGACGATGCGGGCAGGGAAGTTAGCTTCAACAAGATCGGCGAAATAGCTGTGCGGACCCGTTATCTTTCTCCCGGGTACTGGCGGAGGCCGGAGCTTACCGAAGCCAAGTTCAAATCGGACCCCGAAGGCACCGATAGGCGCATTTATCTTACCGGCGATTTGGGTCTGATGCTTCCTGATGGCTGCTTGATCCACGAGGGCCGCAAAGACTTTCGTGTCAAGATTCGCGGTTACGGCGTCGAGCTGGCGGAAGTTGAGAACACGCTCCGTAGCCACCGCGCCGTCAGGGAAGCTGTGGTGATCGCGCCACAGTCCAAATCAGGCGAAGCTCGTTTAATCGCGTACTTTACTTCCTCAATTCAAGCAGCTCCCAGGGTTAGCGAGTTGCGTAATTTTCTTAAAGAAAAACTCCCCGATTACATGATACCGTCAGCTTTTGTAAAGCTCGAATCAATCCCACTTACGCCTAATGGCAAGGTAGATCGTAAAGCTTTGCCGGAGCCGGAAACGACTAGACCTGAGCTAGACACGGCCTATACACCCCCTCGAAGCGAGATCGAACAGAAACTGGTGCAAATATGGGAGGAAGTCCTCGGCGTTCGGCCGATCGGCATCCACGACAACTTCTTCGACCTAGGGGGGCATTCGCTTCTGGCCGCCAAACTGTTTGCGCGTTTGGACGAGGCGTTCGGCCGCTCGCTTCCGTTAGGCGTCCTGTTCAACGCTCCGACAGTGGGCTTGCTCGCCGAGCGCTACCGAAGCGCTCCAGAGCCGAAGGCGCGTTCAGCGATCGTTCCGATCCGGACGGGCGGCACTCTACCGCCGATCTTTGGCGTACCTGGTGTATTCGGGAACGTGCTCTGCTTCGCGGAACTGAGCCGCGAACTTGGTTCCGATCAGCCATTCTACGGACTGCAATCCATCGGCCTCGACGGAGCGGAGGCGCCGCTCGATTCCATTGAATCAATGGCGAGCCTGTACGTAAGTGAAATTCGCAAAGTTCAACCTCACGGACCGTACGCGCTCATCGGGGCATGTTTCGGCGCCCGGGTGGCCTATGAGATGGCTCGCCAGCTGCTTGAAGCTGAAGAGGGAGTGGCGTTCCTCGGCCTATTGGACCCGTCTCGCCGCGAAGGGTATGACACCAGCGAAAACGCGGTTTCCAAGTCTCGGATACGCAAGCGCGCGAAAGCGCTAAGTAGTTTCGTGACGGACCGTCTACAACTCTATCTCGATGAAATGCGGGGTCTTGAGGGAGCCGAGCGCATCAAGTTCATCGCGAGCAAAATCCGGTCGCTCACCTTGAACATCGGGAGTAGCAAGGCCTTCACGCGCATCCAGCGTGAGCTCAACCAGCTCGAAGTCTTTATGGCAAATAAAGAAGCTAGCAAACGGTATCATCGCAAACCGTTGAACGGGCGGCTCCGAGCTTTGGAAATTTTTGAGACGTCACGCAATACCATGGGCTGGCGTTTCGACTGGAAATCCCTTTGGGGCGGCCATCCGGTTCGACATCACGTGCCGGGCAAAGACTCCGGAGACATGCTTAGAGGCGAGAATGCGCCTGCCGTTGCCGGACTTCTTGCGCAGCGCCTGCGGGCGGCCTTCGCGGCGGAAAACCGGCGAGACTCGGTCGTCCATGGACGGTGAAGTTGCAAACGTCCAATTGTCATATCATTGCAGAAGAATCCCGAAAACCATTTCGTTACCACGCGCGACTCACTAGCACCGGACAGTTTCGCAAGCTCTTCCTACGAAAACGAGCCTCGGTCCTAGAAACCATGTTGCGCTGAAGCCTTGCACCAGGTTTTCCTAACCGGGCGCCGCATCCACGTGGCACGCGGAGAGTCTTGGGTGAACAGACTGTTGAAAAACCCCCGTTCACCCTTCGAGAGTCTCAGGGCGAACGGACCTAGTATTGGAATCGTTGAGTAATTTCCGTTCGTGCTGAGCTTGTCGAAGCACGAGTAGGACTTTTTCAACAGTCTGTGAAGACTTGACCTGCCCCCCGAAAACT
Coding sequences within:
- a CDS encoding AMP-binding protein: MTTRNWVVSDPFQDTPKLPPEQEAIRAKCFHSTGTFVEFHKEEIEQSVPERFEKIVRQYPHRPAVKAVDRTLTYAELNQHANRIARAILARQESKAEPVAILLPKGVPQIAAMLGILKAGKFFVLLDPSFPWSRTAASLEDSQAGLVMISEQSATAGDFASGSYKVMEFDSIDASLPNDDLPVAVSPDAMAYVVYTSGSTGEPKGVVQTHRNLLHHVMLFTNAYHLCEHDRVSLIASGTARAVHDTFAALLNGAWLLPFDVQQEGMTRLTNWLRQERISIWSVSSLLFRNFCEAVTEKEIFPDLRLIRLASEAAYKIDLDLYKKTFSSGCLLANGLNTAETQFLRIYLMDHSTEVTGNKVPVGYALDDKEVFLLDDAGREVSFNKIGEIAVRTRYLSPGYWRRPELTEAKFKSDPEGTDRRIYLTGDLGLMLPDGCLIHEGRKDFRVKIRGYGVELAEVENTLRSHRAVREAVVIAPQSKSGEARLIAYFTSSIQAAPRVSELRNFLKEKLPDYMIPSAFVKLESIPLTPNGKVDRKALPEPETTRPELDTAYTPPRSEIEQKLVQIWEEVLGVRPIGIHDNFFDLGGHSLLAAKLFARLDEAFGRSLPLGVLFNAPTVGLLAERYRSAPEPKARSAIVPIRTGGTLPPIFGVPGVFGNVLCFAELSRELGSDQPFYGLQSIGLDGAEAPLDSIESMASLYVSEIRKVQPHGPYALIGACFGARVAYEMARQLLEAEEGVAFLGLLDPSRREGYDTSENAVSKSRIRKRAKALSSFVTDRLQLYLDEMRGLEGAERIKFIASKIRSLTLNIGSSKAFTRIQRELNQLEVFMANKEASKRYHRKPLNGRLRALEIFETSRNTMGWRFDWKSLWGGHPVRHHVPGKDSGDMLRGENAPAVAGLLAQRLRAAFAAENRRDSVVHGR